The following proteins come from a genomic window of Panthera uncia isolate 11264 unplaced genomic scaffold, Puncia_PCG_1.0 HiC_scaffold_454, whole genome shotgun sequence:
- the LOC125918113 gene encoding translation initiation factor IF-2-like — MTVTGQTASGTKRSLAVTWGGRRRSQAAGRSAGSGRGSPAAGAFRASRRGHARFKEPGRPARPSAEKGLEPGLRPRVSRKELAAPAGPPCRLGRPWALGRGAGRPGSGAGPGVVRAGGEGALWPAAAAWSLQRWPRRSPRPLNGGGRSRPGPAYLCPRRFNLGKKEN, encoded by the exons ATGACTGTCACCGGACAGACCGCCTCTGGCACGAAGCGAAGCCTTGCTGTCacttggggaggaaggagaaggagccagGCCGCTGGCAGGAGCGCAGGCAGCGGCAGAGGTAGCCCAG CCGCCGGTGCCTTTAGAGCGAGTCGGCGTGGACACGCACGTTTCAAGGAGCCGGGGCGTCCTGCGAGGCCGAGCGCGGAGAAAGGCCTGGAGCCGGGCTTGCGCCCGAGGGTCTCTCGGAAGGAGCTGGCGGCGCCGGCCGGGCCGCCTTGCAGACTCGGTCGGCCCTGGGCTCTCGGGCGGGGCGCGGGGAGGCCGGGGAGCGGCGCGGGCCCGGGAGTCGTGCGCGCGGGCGGCGAGGGGGCGCTGTGGCCCGCGGCTGCGGCCTGGTCCCTGCAGCGGTGGCCCCGGCGCAGTCCCCGGCCACTGAACGGCGGTGGGCGCTCTCGCCCCGGCCCGGCCTACCTCTGCCCGCGTCGCTTTAacttggggaagaaggaaaactag